The Coleofasciculus chthonoplastes PCC 7420 DNA window TCTCCATCTCCAAAACGAGGCGGTTTGACCTGGGGGAAGTTGGCGGGTAGGTGAATGGATGGGAAAAGAAATCGCCGGAAACTGAAGCTGTGCAGTAAATCAGTGCTACCGTGACGTAGGGCGTTGAGATAAGGTGCGATCGCCTTTCCGTTTAGGTTGGCGGTTAAGTCTCGGATCAGGATCGCGGCGAGGCTGTCGAGTTCGGATGGGGTCAGGTTGACCCAACTGGCGTCAAAGTCAGCGTCAGAGTAGGTTTGCAGGCGAGTGAACAGAGGCGCGATCGCGAAATCCTCGCTTGGCTTGTTGATAGCCTTGCTGGTAGGTGAGTTCACCAGGGGGACAGTTTGGTTTTAACATGGTAAAAGTCTCCGTTTATGGGGTAGTCACAAGTCGGCAGGAAGCGTCGGAAACTTGAGGCTCCCCTTGTGACACATTTAGGTTTGTTAGCGGTTGGATAAATAGACATATCGCTGCTGGTGGATTATTTCGAGTCGGGATAATGCCTCTGGTGTATAACGTTGGGCTTCAATGCAGATTGATTGCCAGAGGCGATCGAGGGTGTCGAGGTTAGGGTTGTTGAGGCTTAACTATTGTCAGCTCCAACGATCATGCTGACAATATAGTAAACAAGCTACTCCTGTGTCAATACCCTACTCCGAATTTTCTGACCCTTCCTCGTATCTGAATCCAGCTAGTTGAGCAACCAATTCTAGATGTTTAGAAGTAGACAGAGGCGGCTCATATAGACCAATTTCCCAATTACTGACGGTTTTCTGTCGCACACCCATCCTTTGGGCAAACTCTGCCTGGGTTAAACCCATGTGGCGGCGCAGTGCTTTGATGAGTTCAGCGTTCCATAGCACAGTGTCACCCACGCGCTGAACTTTAAGTTTTGCTGTAGGTTGGCGGAATGTCACCCGTTGTTGCTCGAAATCGACATCCTCAACCCGATATCCGGCTTCCATCCAAGCAGAAGCTTGCAGTGCGCCTTTACTGCGATTGCTCCACCATGCCCGTTTTTTCCGTGCTGAGTCGGGTAAGGTGTCATTCATGAGTTCCTCAATTTCTGCAAAGGTGAGAATGACTTCATCTTGATTACTCTGTTGCAGAAATGCCCAAAGTGGCTGGTACTTGCTATCTGGCTTCATGCGGCAAAACCTCTACGCCCATCAATGTCTGTGGGTTGAGATGTTGGCGGGATTTCTTTTTTGGTGCAGTGGGAAAGGGGCATGAAGCTGTTCTAGGGGACT harbors:
- a CDS encoding helix-turn-helix domain-containing protein, with protein sequence MKPDSKYQPLWAFLQQSNQDEVILTFAEIEELMNDTLPDSARKKRAWWSNRSKGALQASAWMEAGYRVEDVDFEQQRVTFRQPTAKLKVQRVGDTVLWNAELIKALRRHMGLTQAEFAQRMGVRQKTVSNWEIGLYEPPLSTSKHLELVAQLAGFRYEEGSENSE